In one window of Pseudomonas sp. IAC-BECa141 DNA:
- the choX gene encoding choline ABC transporter substrate-binding protein: MVKLSTVVTVSLLALGSASAFAESCDTVKMADPGWSDIAATNAITGFLLDGMGYKAKVDTLAVPITFGGLKDGQVDVFLGNWMPAQQGFYDKFVATGDVTQLAKNLDGTEFTLAVPDYVWDAGVHNFADLNKFADKFERKIYGIGSGAPANISLQEIIKKNDFDMGQWKLIESSEQAMLAEVSRAVKKQKFVTFLGWTPHPMNVQLKMHYLKGGEKYFGDTGSVYTLTRKGYAEACPNVGKLLTNLSFTQEMENSIMAEVVNKKVSNADAAKAWIKANPGVLDKWLDGVKTVDGKDALPVVKAKL; this comes from the coding sequence ATGGTCAAGTTATCCACAGTCGTGACGGTCAGTCTGCTGGCACTGGGCAGCGCATCCGCGTTCGCCGAGAGCTGCGACACGGTGAAAATGGCCGATCCCGGCTGGAGCGACATCGCTGCGACCAACGCCATCACCGGGTTTCTGCTGGATGGCATGGGCTACAAGGCCAAGGTCGACACCCTCGCGGTGCCGATCACCTTCGGTGGTTTGAAGGACGGTCAGGTCGACGTGTTCCTCGGCAACTGGATGCCGGCGCAGCAGGGTTTCTACGACAAGTTCGTCGCCACCGGCGACGTCACGCAACTGGCGAAGAACCTCGACGGCACCGAATTCACCCTGGCCGTGCCGGATTATGTGTGGGATGCGGGTGTGCATAACTTTGCCGACCTGAACAAATTCGCCGACAAGTTCGAGCGCAAGATCTACGGCATCGGCTCCGGCGCGCCGGCGAACATCTCGCTGCAAGAGATCATCAAGAAGAACGACTTCGACATGGGTCAGTGGAAGCTGATCGAGTCCAGCGAACAGGCGATGCTGGCGGAAGTCTCGCGGGCGGTGAAGAAACAGAAATTCGTCACCTTCCTGGGCTGGACCCCGCATCCGATGAACGTGCAGCTGAAAATGCATTACCTCAAGGGCGGCGAGAAATACTTCGGCGACACGGGGAGCGTCTACACCCTGACCCGCAAGGGCTACGCCGAGGCGTGCCCGAATGTGGGTAAATTGCTGACCAATCTTTCGTTCACTCAGGAGATGGAGAACAGCATCATGGCTGAGGTGGTGAACAAGAAGGTCAGCAATGCCGATGCGGCGAAGGCCTGGATCAAGGCAAATCCGGGGGTGTTGGATAAGTGGCTTGATGGTGTGAAAACCGTGGACGGCAAAGATGCGTTGCCGGTCGTAAAAGCCAAACTGTAA
- a CDS encoding NAD(P)-dependent oxidoreductase gives MKNAETPVVKVVLYGAMSSLGSALMAELLRRQHEVIAILDDLTALAPRPGLRTKSGDLLDAERVHQSVAGSSAVICLLNAPGLPLSSDHVEKSVVLGPVEQVLAVDALIDGLQAANVSRLFVIGEFEALDDPENAEPLQRHAAKEIREALQSSPLHWTLVNAPRSVAGLTIEHFSQVGRALEPGLAEPLERLNRVAVGISDELRLNLHLRQHVDFVAAS, from the coding sequence ATGAAAAATGCCGAAACCCCGGTGGTAAAAGTGGTGCTCTATGGTGCCATGAGTAGCCTGGGCAGCGCGTTGATGGCTGAACTGCTGCGCCGCCAGCACGAAGTCATCGCGATCCTCGACGATCTGACGGCGCTCGCGCCACGGCCGGGGCTGCGCACCAAAAGCGGCGACCTGCTGGACGCCGAACGGGTCCATCAGAGCGTGGCCGGCAGCTCGGCGGTGATCTGCCTGCTCAATGCGCCGGGCCTGCCGTTGAGCAGCGATCATGTCGAGAAATCCGTGGTGCTGGGGCCGGTGGAACAGGTCCTGGCGGTGGATGCGTTGATCGACGGGTTGCAGGCGGCGAACGTCTCGCGGCTGTTTGTCATTGGCGAATTCGAAGCACTGGACGATCCGGAAAACGCCGAGCCGTTGCAACGCCACGCCGCCAAGGAAATACGCGAAGCCCTGCAAAGCAGCCCGCTGCACTGGACGCTGGTCAATGCACCGCGCAGTGTGGCGGGGCTGACAATCGAGCATTTCAGTCAGGTCGGCCGCGCGCTTGAACCGGGTCTCGCCGAGCCGCTGGAGCGCCTGAACCGGGTGGCGGTGGGGATTTCCGATGAGCTGCGGTTGAATCTGCATCTGCGTCAGCACGTGGATTTTGTTGCGGCTTCCTGA
- a CDS encoding CitMHS family transporter, translating to MLTFLGFAMVITFMFLIMTKRLSALIALIIIPILFALFGGFAPKIGPMMLEGITKLAPTGVMLMFAILYFALMIDSGLFDPAVRKILKLVKGDPLKVSVGTAVLALVVSLDGDGATTYMICVAAMLPLYSRIGMSPRIMAGLIILAGGVMNMTPWGGPTARAASALHVDPSDIFVPMIPAMAAGVVAILIIAYFYGKRERARLGELHLIGDEIDHSEISVSQFPDARRPKLIWFNGLLTLALMCTLIAGLLPLPVLFMVAFSIAMIVNYPCLQMQKDRVAAHAGSVLSVVSLIFAAGIFTGILSGTGMVDAMSKSLLAVIPDFLGPYLAVITALVSMPFTFFMSNDAFYYGVLPVLSEAASHYGITAVEMARASIVGQPVHLLSPLVPSTYLLVALAGIEFGDHQRFTLKWAVLVCLCILVAALLLGTFPLFSTL from the coding sequence ATGCTGACTTTCCTTGGCTTCGCCATGGTCATCACGTTCATGTTCCTGATCATGACCAAGCGCCTGTCTGCGCTGATCGCTCTGATCATCATCCCGATCCTGTTCGCCTTGTTCGGTGGTTTCGCCCCGAAGATCGGCCCGATGATGCTCGAAGGTATTACCAAGCTTGCGCCGACCGGCGTGATGCTGATGTTCGCGATTCTGTATTTCGCCCTGATGATCGACTCCGGCCTGTTCGACCCGGCCGTGCGCAAGATCCTCAAACTGGTCAAGGGCGACCCGCTGAAAGTTTCGGTCGGCACCGCCGTACTGGCGCTCGTCGTTTCCCTCGATGGTGACGGCGCGACCACTTACATGATCTGCGTGGCCGCCATGCTGCCGCTGTACAGCCGCATCGGCATGAGCCCGCGGATCATGGCCGGCCTGATCATCCTCGCCGGCGGCGTGATGAACATGACGCCATGGGGTGGCCCGACCGCCCGTGCCGCGAGTGCGCTGCATGTGGACCCGTCGGACATTTTCGTGCCGATGATCCCGGCGATGGCTGCCGGTGTGGTGGCGATCCTGATCATTGCCTACTTCTATGGCAAACGTGAGCGTGCGCGTCTGGGTGAGCTGCACCTGATCGGCGACGAAATCGATCACAGCGAAATCAGCGTCTCGCAATTCCCGGATGCCCGCCGTCCGAAACTGATCTGGTTCAACGGTCTGCTGACCCTGGCCCTGATGTGCACCCTGATCGCCGGCCTGCTGCCGCTGCCGGTGCTGTTCATGGTGGCGTTCAGTATTGCCATGATCGTCAACTACCCTTGCCTGCAAATGCAGAAAGATCGCGTCGCGGCCCACGCCGGCAGCGTGCTGTCGGTGGTCAGTCTGATCTTCGCGGCGGGCATTTTCACCGGTATCCTGTCGGGCACCGGCATGGTCGACGCGATGTCGAAAAGCCTGCTGGCGGTGATCCCTGATTTCCTCGGCCCGTACCTGGCGGTGATCACGGCGCTGGTGAGCATGCCGTTCACGTTCTTCATGTCGAACGACGCGTTCTACTACGGTGTGCTGCCGGTGCTGTCGGAAGCGGCCAGCCATTACGGCATCACCGCAGTGGAAATGGCCCGTGCCTCGATCGTCGGTCAACCGGTTCACCTGCTGAGCCCACTGGTGCCGTCAACGTACCTGCTGGTCGCACTGGCGGGCATCGAGTTCGGCGATCACCAGCGTTTCACCCTGAAGTGGGCAGTGCTGGTCTGCCTGTGCATACTGGTCGCCGCCTTGCTGTTGGGGACTTTCCCGCTGTTCAGCACGTTGTAA
- a CDS encoding DOPA 4,5-dioxygenase family protein, whose product MQTIKGYHAHVYYDASTIEQARALCEQAATLFPLKMGRVHERPVGPHPDWSCQLAFGPELIGDVLPWLALNRKGLVVFLHPDTGDDLLDHTEHAIWMGAMRPLDLSVF is encoded by the coding sequence ATGCAGACGATCAAGGGTTATCACGCCCACGTTTATTACGACGCCAGCACGATCGAACAGGCGCGAGCGCTGTGTGAGCAGGCGGCAACGCTGTTTCCATTGAAGATGGGCCGCGTGCATGAACGTCCGGTCGGCCCGCACCCGGACTGGAGCTGCCAGTTGGCCTTCGGCCCGGAGTTGATCGGCGATGTGCTGCCGTGGCTGGCGCTCAATCGCAAGGGGTTGGTGGTGTTCCTGCACCCGGACACCGGCGATGACTTGCTCGATCACACCGAACACGCGATCTGGATGGGCGCAATGCGGCCGCTGGACCTGTCTGTTTTTTGA
- a CDS encoding TerC family protein: protein MEWLTNPEIWVAFFTLTALEIVLGIDNIIMISILVSRMPKHMQQRTRIFGLGLAMITRILLLLSITWVMRLTADLFEVFGQGISGRDLILFFGGLFLLWKSSQEMYHALEGEDEAGDEPSGKGGNFLYTIIQIAIIDIVFSLDSVITAVGMVSHVPVMVAAIIVAVLVMMAASGKISEFIDKHPSLKMLALSFLLVVGTVLIAESFDVHVPKGYVYFAMAFSLAVEAINIKMRTAIARKKKQQDPVKLRKDIPGQ from the coding sequence ATGGAATGGCTGACCAACCCTGAGATCTGGGTTGCCTTCTTCACCCTGACCGCCCTGGAGATCGTCCTGGGCATCGATAACATCATCATGATTTCGATCCTGGTCAGCCGCATGCCCAAACACATGCAGCAGCGCACCCGGATCTTCGGTCTTGGCCTGGCCATGATCACGCGGATCCTGCTGCTGCTGTCGATCACCTGGGTCATGCGCCTCACCGCCGACCTGTTCGAAGTGTTCGGCCAGGGCATTTCCGGTCGCGACCTGATCCTGTTCTTCGGTGGCCTGTTCCTGCTGTGGAAAAGCTCCCAGGAGATGTACCACGCGCTGGAAGGTGAAGACGAAGCCGGCGACGAGCCTTCGGGCAAGGGCGGCAACTTCCTCTACACCATCATCCAGATCGCGATCATCGACATCGTGTTTTCGCTGGACTCGGTCATCACGGCGGTTGGCATGGTGTCTCATGTGCCGGTGATGGTCGCGGCGATTATCGTTGCGGTACTGGTGATGATGGCGGCCTCGGGCAAGATCAGCGAATTCATCGACAAGCACCCGTCGCTGAAAATGCTCGCGCTGTCGTTCCTGCTGGTGGTCGGCACCGTGCTGATCGCCGAGTCGTTCGACGTGCACGTACCGAAAGGCTACGTCTACTTCGCCATGGCGTTCTCGCTGGCGGTCGAAGCGATCAACATCAAGATGCGTACCGCGATTGCCCGCAAGAAGAAACAGCAGGATCCGGTGAAACTGCGCAAGGATATTCCGGGTCAGTAA
- a CDS encoding Na/Pi cotransporter family protein, with translation MLTLLNLLSAVALLIWGTHIVRTGILRVYGTNLRHVIGQNMSRRWLAFVAGIVVTAMVQSSNATAMLVTSFVGQGLMALTPALATMLGADVGTALMARVLTFDLSWLSPLLIFLGVIFFLSRKQTRLGQMGRVAIGLGLIILALQLIVEAAAPITHAQGVKVIFASLTGDILLDALVGALFAMISYSSLAAVLLTATLAGAAVISLPVAIGLVIGANIGSGVLAFMSTSMQNAAGRQVALGSLLYKLIGLLLIIPVLDPLVHWIDSLDFSPQEMVIGFHLLYNTARCLILLPSVGPMARLCAWLLPERPEVNGTAKPRHLDATALVTPSLALANAARETLRIGDLIDNMLDATLDVLRGKQTAVTQEMRKLTDDVEALYNAIKLYLAQMPREDLGEQDSRRWAEIIELAINLKLASDLIERMLRKVQQQKTSQRRSFSEDGLEELAGLQQQLIANLRLGLSVFLSGDKESARQLLREKRRFRAQERRLAHAHVSRLQRKVVQSIETSSLHLELIADMKRLNSLFCSSAYVVLETSDTGALAADDMADITHSP, from the coding sequence ATGCTCACCCTGCTCAATCTGCTCTCTGCCGTGGCCCTGTTGATCTGGGGCACGCACATCGTTCGAACCGGCATCCTGCGGGTGTACGGCACCAACCTGCGCCACGTGATCGGCCAGAACATGTCCAGGCGCTGGCTGGCCTTTGTCGCCGGCATTGTCGTCACCGCGATGGTGCAGAGCAGTAACGCCACCGCCATGCTCGTGACGTCTTTCGTCGGTCAGGGCCTGATGGCGTTGACCCCGGCCCTGGCGACCATGCTGGGTGCCGACGTCGGTACGGCGCTGATGGCGCGGGTGCTGACGTTCGATCTGTCGTGGCTGTCGCCACTGCTTATTTTCCTCGGGGTGATTTTCTTTCTGTCGCGCAAACAGACGCGGCTCGGGCAGATGGGCCGCGTGGCCATCGGGTTGGGGCTGATCATTCTGGCGCTGCAATTGATCGTCGAGGCCGCCGCGCCGATCACCCATGCCCAAGGGGTGAAGGTGATTTTCGCCTCGCTGACCGGCGATATCCTGCTCGACGCCCTGGTCGGCGCGCTGTTCGCGATGATTTCCTACTCAAGCCTCGCCGCCGTGCTGCTGACCGCCACGCTCGCCGGCGCTGCGGTGATCAGTCTGCCGGTGGCGATCGGTCTGGTGATCGGCGCCAACATCGGCAGCGGCGTGCTGGCGTTCATGAGCACCAGCATGCAGAACGCCGCCGGCCGGCAAGTGGCGCTGGGCAGTCTGCTGTACAAACTGATCGGGTTGCTGTTGATCATTCCGGTACTCGACCCGCTGGTGCACTGGATCGACAGCCTGGATTTCAGCCCGCAGGAAATGGTCATCGGCTTCCATCTGCTCTACAACACCGCGCGCTGCCTGATCCTGCTGCCGAGCGTCGGGCCGATGGCGCGGCTGTGCGCCTGGCTGCTCCCGGAGCGCCCGGAGGTCAACGGTACCGCCAAGCCGCGTCATCTGGATGCGACGGCATTGGTCACGCCGAGCCTGGCGCTGGCCAACGCTGCCCGGGAAACCCTGCGCATTGGCGACCTGATCGACAACATGCTCGACGCGACCCTCGACGTGTTGCGCGGCAAGCAGACCGCCGTCACCCAGGAAATGCGCAAGCTGACCGATGACGTCGAAGCGTTGTACAACGCGATCAAGCTGTATCTGGCGCAGATGCCCCGTGAAGATCTCGGCGAACAGGACAGTCGGCGCTGGGCTGAGATCATTGAGCTTGCGATCAACCTCAAACTCGCCAGCGACCTGATTGAACGCATGCTGCGCAAAGTGCAGCAGCAGAAGACTTCGCAACGCCGGTCGTTTTCCGAGGACGGGCTGGAAGAACTGGCCGGTCTGCAGCAGCAATTGATCGCCAATCTGCGGCTGGGATTGTCCGTGTTCCTCAGCGGCGACAAGGAAAGCGCCCGTCAGTTGCTGCGCGAGAAACGTCGTTTTCGCGCACAGGAACGGCGTCTGGCCCACGCCCATGTCAGCCGGTTGCAACGTAAGGTCGTGCAGAGTATCGAGACCAGTTCGTTGCACCTGGAGTTGATTGCCGACATGAAACGCCTGAACTCGCTGTTCTGCAGCAGTGCCTACGTGGTGCTGGAAACTTCCGATACCGGCGCGTTGGCGGCGGACGATATGGCAGACATCACGCATTCGCCTTGA
- a CDS encoding M16 family metallopeptidase codes for MRCLLFACLLLGSLPAFALDRFQVEGYALPNGLQLLLKPGTERGHVAIRLVIGVGLDDFDCNEKELPHLLEHLLFSGIDATGEGGLEERMQALGGDWNAFTSNADTTFVIEAPAKNQRKVLDLLLDLLTQTRFDDNAINAAKRVVEREDGGHYTRLQRFLDRQDLGHTASNQLAVELGLKCPQRAEVDGLTREQLDKVRKAWYAPNNMTLIVVGDLDKLLPAYLERAWGALEAVEPSEHRPLPDIRASAAHERTITRGFIGNSAKLHWLVPEPVLDDQYDETFDLLKEYLEWALYRQLRLNHGLSYGPWAEREVFGGVGFMSLNADLDRADIAEAEQVLEDLKADLLKNGLDADTFNRLKQAAIAHQAWAVQGTSALADYYWSALGDYEDGRFADPARELQGVTLEAANKAMRELLLQPGYLRIEKPLLSDDQVLWLLAGGLGVLVLILLGWRLHRRKSVHPD; via the coding sequence ATGCGTTGCCTGTTGTTCGCCTGTCTGTTGCTCGGTTCCCTGCCCGCCTTCGCCCTGGATCGTTTTCAGGTCGAAGGCTATGCGTTGCCCAATGGTTTGCAGTTGCTGCTCAAGCCCGGCACCGAGCGTGGGCACGTGGCGATCCGCTTGGTGATCGGTGTCGGGCTCGACGACTTCGATTGCAATGAAAAGGAGCTGCCGCACCTGCTCGAACACTTGCTGTTCAGCGGCATCGACGCCACCGGCGAAGGTGGCCTCGAAGAGCGCATGCAGGCCCTCGGCGGTGACTGGAACGCCTTCACCAGCAACGCCGACACCACCTTCGTCATCGAAGCCCCGGCGAAAAACCAGCGCAAGGTCCTCGATCTGCTGCTGGACCTGCTGACCCAGACCCGTTTCGACGACAACGCGATCAACGCCGCCAAACGGGTGGTCGAGCGCGAGGACGGCGGTCATTACACCCGGCTGCAACGCTTTCTCGATCGGCAGGATCTGGGCCACACCGCCAGCAATCAACTGGCGGTCGAACTGGGCCTCAAATGCCCGCAGCGGGCCGAAGTCGATGGCCTGACCCGCGAGCAGCTGGATAAGGTGCGCAAGGCCTGGTACGCGCCGAACAACATGACCCTGATCGTCGTCGGTGACCTCGACAAACTGCTGCCGGCCTATCTGGAACGGGCGTGGGGCGCGCTCGAAGCGGTCGAGCCGAGCGAGCACCGTCCATTGCCTGACATCCGCGCCAGTGCCGCTCACGAACGCACGATCACTCGCGGCTTCATCGGCAACAGCGCCAAGCTGCACTGGCTGGTGCCGGAGCCGGTGCTGGACGATCAGTACGACGAAACCTTCGATCTGCTCAAGGAATACCTGGAGTGGGCGCTGTACCGCCAATTGCGCCTGAACCACGGTTTGTCCTACGGGCCGTGGGCCGAGCGCGAAGTGTTCGGCGGTGTCGGCTTCATGAGCCTGAACGCCGATCTGGATCGCGCTGACATTGCCGAGGCCGAACAAGTGCTGGAAGACCTCAAGGCCGACCTGCTGAAAAACGGCCTCGATGCCGACACCTTCAATCGCTTGAAACAAGCCGCCATCGCCCATCAGGCCTGGGCCGTGCAAGGCACCAGCGCCTTGGCCGATTATTACTGGAGCGCCCTGGGCGACTACGAGGATGGTCGCTTCGCCGATCCTGCGCGGGAGCTGCAAGGCGTGACGCTGGAGGCGGCGAACAAGGCCATGCGCGAGTTGCTGCTGCAACCGGGTTATCTGCGCATCGAGAAACCGCTGCTCAGCGACGATCAGGTGTTGTGGCTGCTGGCGGGCGGATTGGGCGTGCTGGTGCTGATTCTGCTCGGCTGGCGCCTGCATCGGCGCAAGTCCGTGCATCCGGATTGA
- a CDS encoding choline sulfate utilization transcriptional regulator has product MYEALGDLSLDLLRAFEVAARHRSFTAAAVELGTTQPAISQQIKRLEEQLGTRLFDRIYRGIELTEVGSILFEQVTLGLQNIDAGLSAISTQQQHEVLQVATDFAFAAYWLMPRLHRFHEAYPQVDVSLVTSERNHNMLRPDIDVAVLFGDGRFKQGESHWLFSEEVFPVCSPQLLRDRALPLPAQALMEFPLLHLRGENSSNWFNWSGLFRALNIITPPAPGQLRFDNYTLLIQAAIGGQGVAIGWRHLVDNLLTQGLLCRPIAETTLSRLGYYVVLPQRKRRGALIQTFVDWLMAEQASSAESLAGLPLPSIAV; this is encoded by the coding sequence ATGTATGAAGCCCTCGGTGATTTGTCGCTGGATCTGCTGCGCGCCTTCGAGGTGGCGGCCCGTCATCGCAGTTTTACCGCTGCGGCGGTGGAACTCGGGACCACCCAACCGGCTATCAGTCAGCAAATCAAACGCCTGGAGGAACAGCTTGGAACGCGGCTGTTTGATCGCATCTACCGAGGCATCGAACTGACCGAGGTCGGCTCGATCCTGTTCGAGCAGGTTACCCTCGGTTTGCAGAATATCGACGCAGGATTGAGTGCAATCAGCACGCAGCAGCAACATGAAGTGCTGCAGGTCGCCACCGATTTCGCCTTCGCCGCGTACTGGCTGATGCCACGTCTGCACCGTTTCCATGAGGCTTATCCACAGGTGGATGTGAGCCTGGTCACCAGCGAGCGCAATCACAATATGCTGCGCCCGGATATCGACGTTGCTGTGCTGTTCGGCGACGGTCGCTTCAAGCAGGGCGAAAGTCACTGGCTGTTCAGCGAAGAAGTGTTTCCCGTGTGCAGCCCGCAGTTGCTCAGGGATCGCGCCCTGCCCTTGCCGGCCCAAGCATTGATGGAGTTTCCGCTGCTGCACCTGCGTGGAGAAAACAGCAGCAACTGGTTCAACTGGAGTGGCCTGTTCCGCGCGCTGAATATCATTACACCGCCGGCCCCGGGCCAGCTGCGCTTCGACAATTACACCTTGCTGATCCAAGCGGCGATTGGCGGTCAGGGCGTGGCGATCGGCTGGCGGCACCTTGTGGATAACTTATTAACCCAAGGGCTGTTGTGCCGGCCGATCGCCGAGACCACTCTGTCGCGCCTCGGTTATTACGTGGTGTTGCCGCAGCGCAAACGCCGGGGAGCATTGATCCAGACGTTCGTGGATTGGCTGATGGCCGAACAGGCCAGCAGCGCCGAGTCCCTGGCTGGACTGCCGTTGCCCTCGATTGCTGTGTAA
- a CDS encoding DUF5924 family protein, producing MSKLTLLIQRILELMKRYPGVIALGGFISGVGSFILVDRQQGLASWITTIMLLSWIWLMLENSLTQLFTRIFKREIPQPLLRYATQMIHQESLFFVLPFFFITTTWNSGQLFFTGLLCIAALISIIDPLYYKWLAPRRWAFLALHTLTLFAALLTALPVIMHLTTSQSFKWALGIAVVLSFPSLASIFPIRTVRNALAILSITIGIGGVGWVLRSWVPPATLWMTDVAISTQVQDRVPGDSLKEVSAEQIRGGGLYAYTAINAPRGLDERIYHVWQFNGKEVDRIALDIHGGRKEGYRAWTHKQNFPGNPAGKWQVRVLTEDGQVIGVLRFEVKDSTPTKEK from the coding sequence ATGTCTAAATTGACCCTCCTGATCCAGCGCATTCTCGAACTGATGAAGCGCTACCCCGGGGTTATTGCGCTCGGCGGATTCATCTCCGGGGTCGGCAGTTTCATTCTGGTCGACCGGCAACAGGGGCTGGCGAGCTGGATCACCACGATCATGCTGCTGAGCTGGATCTGGCTGATGCTGGAAAACAGCCTGACCCAGCTGTTCACGCGGATCTTCAAACGGGAAATCCCCCAGCCGCTGCTGCGTTACGCGACGCAGATGATCCACCAGGAAAGCCTGTTTTTCGTCCTGCCGTTCTTCTTCATCACCACCACCTGGAACAGCGGCCAGCTGTTTTTCACCGGGCTGCTGTGCATCGCGGCGCTGATTTCAATCATCGACCCGCTCTACTACAAGTGGCTGGCGCCAAGGCGCTGGGCGTTCCTCGCGCTGCACACCCTGACACTGTTCGCCGCTCTGCTCACGGCGCTGCCGGTGATCATGCACCTGACCACTTCGCAGAGTTTCAAATGGGCGCTGGGGATTGCGGTGGTGCTGTCGTTCCCGAGCCTGGCGTCGATCTTCCCGATCCGCACGGTGCGCAATGCGCTGGCGATCCTCAGCATCACCATCGGGATCGGCGGTGTGGGCTGGGTCCTGCGTTCGTGGGTGCCACCGGCAACGCTGTGGATGACTGACGTGGCGATCAGCACTCAGGTGCAGGACCGGGTTCCGGGCGACAGCCTCAAGGAAGTCAGCGCCGAGCAGATCCGTGGCGGCGGGCTATATGCCTACACCGCGATCAACGCGCCGCGCGGACTCGATGAGCGGATTTATCACGTGTGGCAGTTCAACGGTAAAGAGGTCGACCGCATCGCCCTCGATATCCACGGCGGGCGCAAGGAAGGCTATCGGGCCTGGACCCACAAACAGAATTTCCCCGGCAACCCGGCGGGCAAATGGCAGGTGCGGGTGTTGACCGAAGACGGTCAGGTGATCGGCGTGCTGCGCTTCGAGGTCAAGGACAGCACACCGACCAAAGAAAAGTAA
- the betC gene encoding choline-sulfatase produces the protein MKRKNILFIMADQMAAPMLPFYGQSPIKLPNLSRLAEQGVVFDAAYCNSPLCAPSRFTLVSGQLPSKIGAYDNAADFPADIPTYAHYLRRLGYRTALSGKMHFCGPDQLHGYEERLTSDIYPADYGWAVNWDEPDVRPSWYHNMSSVLQAGPCVRTNQLDFDEEVVFKAQQYLFDHIREDGDQPFCLTVSMTHPHDPYTIPKAFWDLYDDADIPLPTTPDQHSLDPHSQRLLKVYDLWDKPLPVDKIRDARRAYFGACSYIDANVGKLLQTLEDCGLMDDTVIVFSGDHGDMLGEKGLWYKMHWFEMAARVPLLISAPGQFKSGRVSAAVSTADLLPTFVELAGGSLEPNLPLDGRSLVPHLQGRGGHDEVFGEYMAEGTVSPLMMIRRGAFKFIYSETDPCLLFDVDNDPREQEELSQSPQHRQLFDDFLAEARAKWDIPAIHRDVLASQRRRRFVAEALTIGKLKSWDHQPLVDASQQYMRNHIDLDDLERKARYPQPCQNQ, from the coding sequence ATGAAGCGCAAGAACATTCTTTTCATCATGGCCGATCAAATGGCCGCGCCAATGTTGCCGTTCTACGGCCAGTCGCCCATCAAACTGCCGAATCTCAGCCGCCTCGCCGAACAAGGCGTGGTGTTCGATGCCGCGTACTGCAACAGCCCGCTGTGCGCGCCGTCGCGTTTCACCCTGGTCAGTGGCCAGTTGCCGAGCAAGATCGGCGCCTACGACAATGCCGCCGATTTCCCCGCCGACATCCCCACGTACGCCCATTACCTGCGCCGCCTCGGTTACCGCACCGCGCTGTCGGGCAAGATGCACTTCTGCGGCCCCGATCAACTGCACGGTTACGAAGAGCGCCTGACCAGCGATATCTACCCGGCCGACTACGGCTGGGCGGTGAACTGGGACGAGCCCGACGTACGGCCGAGCTGGTATCACAACATGTCGTCGGTGCTGCAGGCCGGGCCGTGCGTGCGCACCAATCAGCTCGACTTCGACGAAGAGGTGGTGTTCAAGGCGCAGCAATACCTGTTCGATCACATCCGCGAGGACGGCGACCAGCCGTTCTGCCTGACCGTGTCGATGACTCACCCCCACGACCCGTACACGATTCCCAAGGCGTTCTGGGATTTGTACGACGATGCGGATATCCCGCTTCCGACGACGCCGGATCAGCATTCTCTTGATCCGCACTCCCAGCGCCTGCTCAAAGTCTACGACCTGTGGGACAAGCCGCTGCCTGTGGATAAAATCCGCGACGCACGCCGTGCATACTTCGGTGCTTGCAGCTATATCGACGCCAACGTCGGCAAACTCCTGCAAACCCTTGAAGATTGTGGGCTGATGGACGACACCGTCATCGTGTTCTCCGGTGACCACGGCGACATGCTGGGAGAGAAAGGCCTCTGGTACAAAATGCACTGGTTCGAAATGGCCGCGCGCGTGCCCCTGTTGATCAGTGCACCCGGACAGTTCAAATCCGGCCGTGTCAGCGCCGCGGTGTCCACCGCCGATCTGCTGCCGACTTTCGTAGAACTGGCGGGCGGCAGCCTGGAACCGAACCTGCCGCTGGACGGCCGTTCGCTGGTGCCGCACCTGCAAGGGCGGGGCGGTCACGACGAAGTGTTTGGCGAATACATGGCCGAGGGTACCGTCAGTCCACTGATGATGATTCGTCGTGGCGCTTTCAAATTTATCTACAGCGAAACCGACCCTTGCCTACTCTTCGATGTGGATAACGATCCACGCGAACAGGAAGAACTCAGCCAATCACCGCAACATCGTCAGCTGTTCGACGATTTTCTTGCCGAAGCGCGGGCCAAGTGGGACATCCCGGCGATCCACCGCGATGTGCTTGCAAGCCAGCGGCGTCGGCGTTTCGTTGCCGAGGCACTGACGATCGGCAAGCTGAAGAGCTGGGATCACCAGCCGCTGGTGGACGCCAGTCAGCAGTACATGCGCAACCACATCGACCTCGATGACCTGGAGCGCAAGGCCCGTTATCCACAACCCTGCCAAAACCAATAA